The sequence below is a genomic window from Thermoproteota archaeon.
CTACATTATCTTCTGATTCATTAATCTCTGATAAAATTGGATATGTCACCAAGCCATTGAAAAAATCAATCTTTGGTGCAATGACTCGGTTTTTGTGTCTTTGAATGGTCTTGATTAGCTGAGAGATTTTATCGATTGGTGGCTCTGCAGTTGAAACTTCGGATGTTTTTTCTTCAGTCTTTGAATCAAGAGGCTCTGTTGCCTTTTGCCTATGCAAAAATGAGTTAATCATGGCCTGCTTTAGGGGTATTTTATCTGGTTTTAGCTCAGAATTGGCCTCTTTTTGGGTATTTTCTTCATTTTTTAGCCGATTTTTATTAAACATCATAATTTTCCCCTCTATCCCTACCTCTAACTAGTAAATCCGAATTGGGCATAGGTATTATCGAATTTTATCGGATGTAAGACGAATGTTGTTCATTTGTCCGAACAATTGTTTAAGAAAATTATTTTTGCACTAGAATCATTGGAGTTTAAAATTATCAAGGATATCCTCCCCAAGGTAAAGTTAAGATCTATTCTAAATGGAAAAACAGAGTTTGATTATGTATCTAATGCAGATTCTACAAAGCTGAATCTTGCATCCCTGCCAAAAACAGTAGAAGAAGATGTAGACCCAAGCATTCCAAAGTTTTTCTCTGTATCAAAGCTGGATTTTGATGGTGTAGAAATACACGGTGGTGTTGTAAAAGATCCCACATCAAAGAGCGGTGTACGATACATGGTGATTCAGCCAAGATTAAGCATTCGTGATAAGAAAAATTTTGATATTATTAGAAAATTATTGATGAGTGAATTAACAGTATCACTGCATGAAATAAAGACAAAAAAGGATGCAGAAAAACGACTCAAAAAGAAGATTATACAATTAATTAAAAAATACAAACTAGAAATTCCGACCAAAAATCTATCAAAGATTTCATACTATGCAATTAGGGATTTTATCTATCTTGGAAAGATTGAGCCATTAATGCGAGACCACATGGTTGAAGAAGTCAGTTGTGATGGAACAGGCATTCCATTATACGTATGGCACAGAGAGTACGAGTCCATTCCAACAAATGTTGTGTTTACTACGGATGCTGAGCTAAACAACTTTGCAAGAAAGGTATCCTACGTATGTGGAAAACATGTATCCATGGCAAATCCAATTATTGATGCATCATTACCAGATGGTTCTAGAATTAATCTTACACTTGGACATGAAATTACAAAACGCGGTAGTACATTTACTATCAGAAGATTCAGAGCAGACCCAATTACCATTATAGACTTGATAAAATTTGGTACAATGAATTCAGATATTGCAGCATATCTTTGGTATATTGCAGAAAAAAATTCTACAATGCTAGTAGCTGGTGGAACTGCCAGTGGAAAGACGACAGCACTAAACGCACTAGCATCATTTATCCGTCCTGGACAGAAAATAGTCAGTATAGAGGATACCCAGGAGCTAAACTTGCCTCATGAAAACTGGATTCCTGCTGTATCAAGACAGAACTTTACAGATGGACAAATCGGTGAGATTAACCAGTATGATTTGCTCAGAGCAGCACTCAGACAAAGACCAGATATTATCATCGTAGGGGAAACAAGAGGACGAGAGGCATACACGCTATTTCAGGCAATGGCTACAGGTCACGGTGGCTTCTCATCAATACATGCAGATTCAGTTGAGGCAACACTGACAAGATTGGCATCATCTCCAATGGATATTCCTAAACCATTAATTGCAAACACATTAGACCTTATCACATTACAGCTAAAAATTCGCGTCAAGGACAAATCAGTTAGAAGAATTATTCAGATTTCTGAAATTGCAGGACTAGATGAGGAAACAAACGAAATCAAAACACATGAGATATTCAAGTGGAATCCTAACCAAGACATTCACCAGTATGCAGGAAATAGTGTTGTCCTAGAAAAGATCAAGGATAGAACAGGTGAAAGTGATGAAGAGATTGACTTTGAGC
It includes:
- a CDS encoding type IV secretory pathway protein, producing MEFKIIKDILPKVKLRSILNGKTEFDYVSNADSTKLNLASLPKTVEEDVDPSIPKFFSVSKLDFDGVEIHGGVVKDPTSKSGVRYMVIQPRLSIRDKKNFDIIRKLLMSELTVSLHEIKTKKDAEKRLKKKIIQLIKKYKLEIPTKNLSKISYYAIRDFIYLGKIEPLMRDHMVEEVSCDGTGIPLYVWHREYESIPTNVVFTTDAELNNFARKVSYVCGKHVSMANPIIDASLPDGSRINLTLGHEITKRGSTFTIRRFRADPITIIDLIKFGTMNSDIAAYLWYIAEKNSTMLVAGGTASGKTTALNALASFIRPGQKIVSIEDTQELNLPHENWIPAVSRQNFTDGQIGEINQYDLLRAALRQRPDIIIVGETRGREAYTLFQAMATGHGGFSSIHADSVEATLTRLASSPMDIPKPLIANTLDLITLQLKIRVKDKSVRRIIQISEIAGLDEETNEIKTHEIFKWNPNQDIHQYAGNSVVLEKIKDRTGESDEEIDFELKKRKIALEWMVKNDIRKHKEVTKNVLEFYSDPERFYERKRMVV